A genomic window from Pseudokineococcus lusitanus includes:
- a CDS encoding Crp/Fnr family transcriptional regulator, whose product MDDVVRRAPLFAAVGDDAGQALLASMVRVELSRGQVLFGEGDAGDRLYVIVEGTVKLGRRAPDGRENLLAVLGPAEMLGELSVFDPGPRTATATAVSPVVLAGLGPDDLDRWLEGRPEVARQLMRALAQRLRRTNDSVADLVFTDVPGRVAKALLDLADRFGTAGADGEVRVAHGLTQEEIAQLVGASRETVNKALADFAARGWIRLEGRAVVLLDADRLTRRAR is encoded by the coding sequence GTGGACGACGTCGTGCGCCGGGCACCCCTCTTCGCCGCCGTGGGCGACGACGCGGGCCAGGCCCTGCTCGCCTCCATGGTGCGCGTGGAGCTCTCCCGCGGGCAGGTGCTCTTCGGCGAGGGGGACGCGGGCGACCGGCTCTACGTCATCGTCGAGGGCACCGTGAAGCTCGGCCGCCGGGCCCCCGACGGCCGCGAGAACCTCCTCGCCGTCCTCGGTCCCGCGGAGATGCTCGGCGAGCTGTCCGTCTTCGACCCGGGCCCTCGCACGGCCACGGCCACGGCCGTGTCGCCCGTCGTCCTCGCCGGCCTCGGCCCGGACGACCTCGACCGCTGGCTCGAGGGCCGCCCCGAGGTGGCCCGCCAGCTCATGCGGGCCCTCGCCCAGCGGCTGCGCCGCACCAACGACTCCGTGGCGGACCTCGTCTTCACCGACGTCCCCGGCCGCGTGGCCAAGGCCCTGCTCGACCTGGCGGACCGCTTCGGCACCGCGGGGGCCGACGGCGAGGTCCGCGTCGCGCACGGCCTCACCCAGGAGGAGATCGCCCAGCTCGTGGGCGCCTCGCGCGAGACCGTCAACAAGGCCCTGGCCGACTTCGCCGCCCGCGGCTGGATCCGGCTCGAGGGACGCGCCGTCGTGCTGCTCGACGCCGACCGCCTCACCCGCCGGGCGCGCTGA
- a CDS encoding NUDIX hydrolase — MSGAAGVPAWVAAVVDGAPAASRALLAIRGASGRGAGRREGRAAAVLVCLSPGDGTDPGSTGDVLVVERAASTRAHAGQPALPGGAVDPGDDGPVAAALREAREETGLATEGVQVLGTMSPLRVPPEGYAVTPVLAWEPVPSPVAPGDPAEVVRAVRLPVAQLVDPARRVHVAWERRVVVPRDPAEPGGPTTSRREHGRGPGFEVGGLLVWGFTAAVLDALLEAGGLARPWDGARTVPAPLPPAAVPQVTA, encoded by the coding sequence GTGAGCGGCGCGGCCGGCGTGCCGGCCTGGGTGGCGGCGGTCGTCGACGGCGCGCCCGCGGCCTCGCGGGCGCTCCTCGCGATCCGGGGGGCCTCCGGGCGCGGGGCGGGACGCCGCGAGGGGCGGGCGGCGGCGGTGCTCGTCTGCCTGTCGCCCGGGGACGGGACCGACCCCGGAAGCACCGGCGACGTCCTCGTCGTCGAGCGCGCCGCGAGCACCCGCGCCCACGCCGGGCAGCCGGCGCTGCCGGGCGGGGCCGTGGACCCCGGCGACGACGGCCCGGTGGCGGCCGCGCTCCGCGAGGCGCGCGAGGAGACGGGGCTGGCGACGGAGGGGGTGCAGGTGCTGGGGACGATGAGCCCGCTGCGGGTCCCGCCGGAGGGCTACGCCGTCACCCCGGTCCTCGCGTGGGAGCCGGTGCCCTCGCCGGTGGCGCCCGGCGACCCGGCCGAGGTCGTCCGCGCGGTCCGGCTGCCCGTCGCGCAGCTCGTGGACCCGGCCCGCCGCGTCCACGTCGCCTGGGAGCGTCGCGTCGTCGTCCCCCGAGACCCCGCGGAGCCGGGCGGCCCCACGACGTCCCGCCGCGAGCACGGGCGGGGCCCGGGCTTCGAGGTGGGCGGCCTGCTGGTGTGGGGCTTCACCGCCGCCGTGCTCGACGCGCTGCTCGAGGCCGGCGGCCTCGCCCGGCCGTGGGACGGCGCCCGCACGGTCCCCGCGCCGCTGCCGCCGGCCGCCGTCCCGCAGGTGACGGCGTGA
- the nth gene encoding endonuclease III, whose product MPSPAPATVPTSRLQLVRRARRVHRALAARYPDARCELDFTTPFELLVATVLSAQTTDQRVNGVTPALFARWPDAVALAGADRAELEEVLRPTGFFRAKAESVQRLSARLVAEHGGQVPPRMADLVLLPGVGRKTANVVLGDAFGVPGITVDTHVGRLARRLGWTEQTDPVAVEAELDALFERRDRTVLSHRLIFHGRRTCHARRPACGACPVVRDCPSAGVGESDPVLAAALVRESGRR is encoded by the coding sequence GTGCCCAGCCCCGCGCCCGCGACCGTGCCGACGTCACGGCTGCAGCTCGTGCGCCGGGCCCGTCGCGTCCACCGGGCGCTGGCCGCGCGCTACCCCGACGCCCGGTGCGAGCTCGACTTCACGACGCCGTTCGAGCTCCTCGTCGCCACGGTGCTCTCCGCCCAGACCACCGACCAGCGCGTCAACGGCGTGACGCCGGCGCTCTTCGCGCGCTGGCCCGACGCCGTCGCGCTCGCCGGGGCGGACCGGGCCGAGCTGGAGGAGGTCCTGCGCCCCACGGGGTTCTTCCGCGCCAAGGCCGAGTCCGTGCAGCGGCTGTCGGCCCGGCTCGTCGCCGAGCACGGGGGCCAGGTGCCGCCGCGGATGGCCGACCTCGTGCTGCTGCCGGGGGTGGGGCGCAAGACGGCGAACGTCGTCCTCGGCGACGCCTTCGGCGTCCCCGGCATCACGGTGGACACGCACGTGGGCCGGCTCGCGCGCCGCCTCGGGTGGACCGAGCAGACCGACCCGGTGGCGGTCGAGGCCGAGCTGGACGCCCTCTTCGAGCGCCGCGACCGCACGGTGCTCTCGCACCGCCTCATCTTCCACGGGCGCCGCACCTGCCACGCCCGGCGGCCGGCGTGCGGAGCCTGCCCCGTGGTGCGCGACTGCCCCTCCGCGGGCGTCGGCGAGAGCGACCCCGTCCTGGCCGCGGCCCTCGTGCGCGAGAGCGGGCGCCGGTGA